Below is a window of Planococcus rifietoensis DNA.
ATGCTCTATAATATTCCGGGCCGCAGCGTCGTCAATCTATCAGTCGATACCATCGTCCGCTTGTCGCTTATCGACAATATCACCTGCGTGAAAGAAGCGAGCGGAGATTTGGATGCTGCTTCAGAAATCATTGAACGCACAAGCAGCGACTTCGCCGTCTATAGCGGCGACGACAGCCTGACTTTGCCGATGCTTTCTATCGGCGGAACGGGCATTGTCTCAGTGGCTTCGCACATCATCGGCAATGACATGCAGGAGATGATCAAATTATTCCGCACAGGCGATACAGCTGGAGCCGCCGCGCTTCACCGCAAATTGCTGCCGACGATGAAAGCGTTGTTCGCAGCACCGAGCCCAAGCCCGGTCAAAGCGGCGCTCAACCTATTGGGCGTCCCGGTTGGCGGCGTACGCTTGCCGATGCTCGCATTAACAGAAGAAGAAACTGCTACCTTGCAGCAATTCCTGCCGTCCGCTAAACAAGACGCGGTCACCAATTAAAAAAAAGCTTCGCAGATCCGTTGTTTCAGGGTCTGCGAAGCTTTTTCAATTATAGACGTTTTCCAGGGCGCGCTTCAAACTGCCCCCAATGTTCAATGTCCGCACATCCACGCCGAGTGTGGTCAAGGATTGCGCAGTCTCCGGACGGATCCCCGTCAACACCGCTTTGACACCGATCAACTCCAGCGACTGGATGATCTTAATGACTTGATCGGCCACCATCGTATCGACCCGGATCACTCCTGATAAATCGACAATCAATGTATTGATCTTCAATTCACTTGCCGACAAGAGCGTGCGCTCCAAAATATAACGCGCCCGGTCGATTTCAATGCTGCCGACGAGCGGCAAAATGGCGACCGAATCGCTGATTGGGACGACAGGTGCCGACAATTCCAGAAACTCCTGGCGTGCTGTCGCTAAATTGCGTTGATAAGAAGTCGTATACGCATGGGTATAGGAATACGTCGCATGATCTAAAAGCGCATGCAATAATTCCGCCGCATCATACGTTATTTCCGGGGAAATAGCCAAACGGCGGCCTTCACTTTTAATCAAGGTCGCAATGTGCTTCCGGTACAATGCCGTTTCAGCAAGCGCCACATCCAAGGTCATGCCGTGCTCCAAGAAAAAGTTCCCGGTGGCGGTTCCCCACTTTGACATATCCGCCATGATTTCTTCTTCGCGGCAGCTGTTCTGCAAGGATTTGCCGAGCAATTCAATGAATCGAACGCGCTCTTCCAACACCAGTGCCGAAAACTCCCGGTTGCTTTCCACCAGTTCTTTCGGCAAAGCCGCATGCCGCTCTTCCTGAATCAATTCCGCAATCATATATTTTTCTTCTTCCACTCGTTTACCGAATAACACCATTTCTTTTTCCATTGGTACCTCCGTCAATTGCTGCTCGCTTTATTTCTTGCAACGGATTCATTATACCTAATCTTCTATACAAGAAATAGCTTTTTGCTTTTACTGAGAAAAAAATGCCTGCCGGTTGGCAGGCATTTTCAGGTATTATTTTGCAAATAATTGTTTCAATGTTTCAGAAGAAACGGCTCCTTCGCCGCCGAGAATTGTGTAGAAGGAATCTGGTGTTTCGAAGTTCTGGATTTGTTGTTTAGATGCTTCAGATGGCGTTTTTGCAGTCAAAACTAATGCTCCACCGTATGAAGCTGCTAAAGCACTCCCCGACAATGCATCCGGATAGTTTGCTCCTGTAGCAATAAAGGTTTCACTTTGATTTTCGATGAATCCGAACTCTAGTGCGAATTCATTGAATTCTTTATTTGTCTCATAACGAGTTTTTCCAGCGATACGGATTGGGTCTACGAACAAGTCTTCAACTGCCGGCCCAACTGCACCTTCACCGCCAACGATGATTGGCCATTCTGGCTGGTTCGCTTTGATGTAATCAGCAACGACTGTTGGTACAGCGCCTGATGCTGGTACTAGAAGGATTGGATCTGCATAATAGCCTGCAGCTGGAGAAACAGACAATGAATCAGCAAAGTTTGCGCCAGTCGCTACATAAAGAGTATCCCCCATGCCCACTTCTTCTGCGATATTAACAGCAGTCTCATAACGTGTTTTTCCGTTGATACGCTCTACATTGATCTTAAGTGCTGAGATTTCTTTTTGTACTTTTTCAGAAATTGCGCCAGTTCCACCTACCAAGATAACTTTCTTTGCGCCAAGGCGCTTCAGCTCAGCAGCAAATCCTGTAGGCAATGAATCTTTTTTCGTCAAAAGTAAAGGAGAGTAATATGCGCCAGCCAATGGTGTTGCAGCCAATGCATCCGGGAAATCCCCGCCTGTTGCTACAACGACTGTTTCAACACTGTTATCAGGCCAGTCCTGAGAGACTTCCAAGCTCGTCTGGTAGCGATCGCTTCCAGCAAAACGGTAAGAATTGTCTTCAGTAAGTTCAGCTGCAGATGCTGCACCAGTCGGTAAAATTGCTCCAAGAGCCAAAGCTGCAGTCAATGCTGCAGTCGTCAAAACTTTGCTATAAGTCATCGTTATTCGTTTCCCCATTCTGTAATGTATTCATTTCTTTTCCAATTATATGATATTTTATGAACATTACAATAGGTTTACAAAAATATTTTTTAGTAGGCATAAATACTTCTTCGCCACTTCAATTTAAACAATAATTTAATAACTCCACAGATTCTTCTTCAACTTCTCATTCATGACTCTTATCCTCTTCTTCAAATTTCCTAAGCTGTGCCAAGGTTTATGAACTCTCGCTTTCCGGGTACATAAGCCATAACGCAGACACGGCAAAACATTGACCTTACAGGAGGATGCTATTATGCAAAAACACGGCCATAAATTGATCGGCACGTTTGATGTGCAGGCGGAAGTGATCCATGAGATAGGTGAATTGAAAGCACAAGGATATAAGGAAGAAGATATGTACGTCGTTGCTTTGAACGGACAACAACTGCAAATGGTACAAGGGCAGACGGATGTCC
It encodes the following:
- the dapA gene encoding 4-hydroxy-tetrahydrodipicolinate synthase, giving the protein MKFGQVITAMATPFDSDGEIDFQATTNLVEYLINNGSDGIVVAGTTGESPTLSTDEKVALFVHVVTVADGRAKIIAGTGSNNTRASVALTQQAEQAGVDGIMLVTPYYNKPSQEGMYRHFEAIANATALPVMLYNIPGRSVVNLSVDTIVRLSLIDNITCVKEASGDLDAASEIIERTSSDFAVYSGDDSLTLPMLSIGGTGIVSVASHIIGNDMQEMIKLFRTGDTAGAAALHRKLLPTMKALFAAPSPSPVKAALNLLGVPVGGVRLPMLALTEEETATLQQFLPSAKQDAVTN
- a CDS encoding STAS domain-containing protein, which encodes MEKEMVLFGKRVEEEKYMIAELIQEERHAALPKELVESNREFSALVLEERVRFIELLGKSLQNSCREEEIMADMSKWGTATGNFFLEHGMTLDVALAETALYRKHIATLIKSEGRRLAISPEITYDAAELLHALLDHATYSYTHAYTTSYQRNLATARQEFLELSAPVVPISDSVAILPLVGSIEIDRARYILERTLLSASELKINTLIVDLSGVIRVDTMVADQVIKIIQSLELIGVKAVLTGIRPETAQSLTTLGVDVRTLNIGGSLKRALENVYN
- a CDS encoding cell wall-binding repeat-containing protein — encoded protein: MTYSKVLTTAALTAALALGAILPTGAASAAELTEDNSYRFAGSDRYQTSLEVSQDWPDNSVETVVVATGGDFPDALAATPLAGAYYSPLLLTKKDSLPTGFAAELKRLGAKKVILVGGTGAISEKVQKEISALKINVERINGKTRYETAVNIAEEVGMGDTLYVATGANFADSLSVSPAAGYYADPILLVPASGAVPTVVADYIKANQPEWPIIVGGEGAVGPAVEDLFVDPIRIAGKTRYETNKEFNEFALEFGFIENQSETFIATGANYPDALSGSALAASYGGALVLTAKTPSEASKQQIQNFETPDSFYTILGGEGAVSSETLKQLFAK